CATTTGTGCgactacatttattttactCTGCGTACATATAAATGATCCGGGCGACAGTGAATTTTGCTTACAGTTTTATGGACATTTAAACACCGCTGGCCCTCCGATCCCTCAAttaaaatgagctcatttagtctCTGATGGCAGCTCGGCCTCGGGCACTATTCCCTGGAAAACTTGATATGGCGCTGATATTCTTTAAGCCTCAATCGTGACATTTTATTTCCGGGAGATTTGAGTTATTCCCGTCCTGCATTTTCGGTAAATTGAATTTAAGTGACCAAATTAATTTCAGACGGGTTAAGAGTACATCATTTGCATGAATAAAACGTATGGCATCtgaataataaatatcttttttttaattattattattattttaaaatttcagaacactgttttacttttatttaacagTGCATGATAAGTTTTGAaatcaaatcttttttttttttttttttacttctcaAAACAACAATGCAGTCTCTGAAAACCAATCTCACCTGTGGAGGTGTGCACGGACTGAGAGTCGTGAAATGACGGAAGGGTCGCTGAATCTTTCGTTGGAAACGTTTTCCCGTCCTCTCCATCCAAACGAATATCCTGAGATTTATCAAACATGGCGTGAAGAGACTGAGAGCCGAGCTTCCTCGCCGCGTCCTGGTGCTGAGACGGCGAGGTGGAGAAGCCGCCGGGTAACGTGGCCATTAGCGTGGACGTGAGCGCCATGCCCTGCGCCAGACTCGAGCAGAACCCGCTGGGTAAGCCCGGGATCGGGTGGTGCGGATGGGTCGCGGGGAGAGCGCTCTGGGGAAGAGCCGGAGGAGgtggcggcggcggcggcggaggTAGAACCACTGACCGGTAGGGCATAAACATGGGATAGCCCGTGTACACGAAATGTCCCGGACTGGGCTGCGGCGGACCTCCGATGAGCGAGTCAATGCTGAATGCAGTGGTGCTTCCCACCGGACGCTGCATCATCATGAACGGTGAACTGAAAGCTGCACTCATATGATCTTGTATGGCCAGTTTCTGAAGTCCTGAAGTGTGTGGGAGCAGCTGTCTCCCCTGTGCCTCTCAGATGAGAATCATACACTCACACTCTCTGAGCTTTTGGTAATCCTGCGAATGAAGCGTTGCATCTGTTTCGACTTAGTTCGGTGCCAAACTGATTTGTTTCGTTATAAGAACAGAGTGCATTAAAACACAAGCAAATCCCTTGCTGAGAAATGTCTGGACGAGAAAAAGATCGAGCATCTCAGATGAGCTTTATCGTCCTCCCTTGAGTTATCTCTGCGTCCTTGTCCCTTCCGCTCGGCCGCGTTTCATTCCGACCTGATGGAAGTCACAATAAATCGCTCCTCGCAGTATCAGCTGAGATCATCTACTGAAGTGTGAGTTTGAATTACGCTCCTTCGGTTTAAGCGTCTCCACCATGCGCTCTGACCACGCCCACCCCGACTCCGCGCTTGCGATTGGTCCAGTTTTTCTGTGGAACTGTCCTGACGCGCAGGAGCCGCGAGCGCTGCTGCTCCTGTCTCTTAAATTAGAACGTCACTAACACAGGCTCACATTCCAAAACAGTCAAAACAAGAATCATGTGAGATGTGATCTGATGTGCATTTTGGCATTGCAATTGCTATCGCATTTaagagtttttattattattattattttttattccagTTAATGAAAACCATCCTTGTGCATGCATATTCTGAGATGtaattttgtaaatgtaaaataaatatttttcccTTCCAAGGGCCCCTAGAATCGACGGCCCTGCAGATGACACTGACGTTGGCCTGTTCATATTGACACGAGACTCAGTCAGTCATCACAAGATGTCATTCTGTGAATcagcacttaaagggttagtttacccaaaaataaaattactcaccctcatgtctttccacacctgtaagacctttgttcatcttcagaactcaaattaagatatttttgatgaaatacaagagttttttttttttttaatcctcaaTAGAAAGCACCAAAATTACCATATTCCAggcccagaaaagtagtaaaaacataattaaaacagtcatgtgactgcaggggttcaatcttaatgttatgaagcgacgagaatactttttgtgtgcaaaaaaacaacaacaaaaaacactttattcaacaattttagTTTTTTGCGCTGTTGGCGCAGTGCTGCGTTTccatgtttacgtccgaacgcggctcattattggccggctcctgtgtcagcatcacatgcatgcatcGTGCTGATCACATGACTAacatcggccaatactgagccagtgttcggacgtaaacacggagGTGCTACAACGTAATTAGCATAGCAGAATGACAGGAGgagacgaatttgttgaataaagttgttatttttgtttgtttttgcgcacaaaaagtattctcgtcgcttcataacattaaggttgaaccactgcaatcatgttgactgttttaaccatgtttttactacttttctggatattgaatgtgataatttcattgctttctattgaggataaaaaaaaacctctcggatttcatcaaaaataacttaatttgtgttctgaagatgaacgaagatcagAAATACACAGTGAAGAAAATGAAATATTCTCTGatattacaatgtttttttttttattattattattaaatcatgCATCAGTAGGCAGGCACAATCCTAAAACCCCgaataaagggaaaaaaaacaataatgaaaTTGTCAATGTTTTATGGGGAGGGGGATTAAATAATGAATTATTCAGTAGAATTGCTGATCAATAAATGTTTGTAAAATCTTTTGGCCATCGTTTGGTCCACATAATTAAAAGGAATGCACCCGTTTTCTCTCTCTTCACGCTGGTGATTAGTCCTAATCTTTGGGGACCTTCCTTCCCTTGGTGCACCCTAAAAACCTTGACCCCCACCTCTGCCTCCATGCCAAATCAAGGGCAGCCCCTCACCCCCTCCCCAGGGTCACAAGGACACAGTCTCATTAAAGACAGGCTGATCCGCAACTGCAATGCAGACATTAAATAGCAGTATTTTTCAATTAACGCTGACAAATTCAATCAAAATTCCATAGATTAGGATGAAATGAGGCATGGGTCATTTACAAGGGGATTTAATTGCACCACCATTAGACAAATAGTACAGCAGTCACCGTTCCATTATCAATCATGTGAAGGCATCAATAGTAGAAT
Above is a genomic segment from Chanodichthys erythropterus isolate Z2021 chromosome 21, ASM2448905v1, whole genome shotgun sequence containing:
- the gbx2 gene encoding homeobox protein GBX-2 isoform X2 codes for the protein MSAAFSSPFMMMQRPVGSTTAFSIDSLIGGPPQPSPGHFVYTGYPMFMPYRSVVLPPPPPPPPPPALPQSALPATHPHHPIPGLPSGFCSSLAQGMALTSTLMATLPGGFSTSPSQHQDAARKLGSQSLHAMFDKSQDIRLDGEDGKTFPTKDSATLPSFHDSQSVHTSTGEIARGHSKDDAKEDECHRKDESFSMDSDLDYSSDENGPGNAMCQKEDGDASGGLDGGNGAGNTTSTGKNRRRRTAFTSEQLLELEKEFHCKKYLSLTERSQIAHALKLSEVQVKIWFQNRRAKWKRVKAGNVNSKTGEPSRNPKIVVPIPVHVSRFAIRSQHQQLEQARP
- the gbx2 gene encoding homeobox protein GBX-2 isoform X1 — protein: MSAAFSSPFMMMQRPVGSTTAFSIDSLIGGPPQPSPGHFVYTGYPMFMPYRSVVLPPPPPPPPPPALPQSALPATHPHHPIPGLPSGFCSSLAQGMALTSTLMATLPGGFSTSPSQHQDAARKLGSQSLHAMFDKSQDIRLDGEDGKTFPTKDSATLPSFHDSQSVHTSTARGHSKDDAKEDECHRKDESFSMDSDLDYSSDENGPGNAMCQKEDGDASGGLDGGNGAGNTTSTGKNRRRRTAFTSEQLLELEKEFHCKKYLSLTERSQIAHALKLSEVQVKIWFQNRRAKWKRVKAGNVNSKTGEPSRNPKIVVPIPVHVSRFAIRSQHQQLEQARP